A portion of the Scylla paramamosain isolate STU-SP2022 chromosome 2, ASM3559412v1, whole genome shotgun sequence genome contains these proteins:
- the LOC135108596 gene encoding mitotic spindle assembly checkpoint protein MAD1-like — protein MDASPDPTVVLTALKDFQTFLGNSRTSSASRGTEPRRLNFSTLSRDNSSASLPSPNSPGYLRGQKRNLDSIVGFDVSKKLREKDGEIITTQATVTRLQGRIHEMELTNKKNKLESDAEIRAMQHQRQRDKELIDDLQHKLKKIQKEKEETRDSVKSARAQWDTANLEAETRVNKLQQTYLEQTTKLKEEINSLQEQVADLEKEVAEKTSKVTLAENHTEVVEARLADLQERLKQAEDNQAQAEDQKLQLNKALCRVRELELQHEELKETKKQQEVLEAAMCRLPILEKEIAKVKEENKFLRDTARNTQLMEEQLTTALQQVKHLEKRCEDRASQQAKAELYKETLDKFESIVGKEFGLGRRGTPEDLQIHLSQLRKGDKALTDSLAQLRASHKSLESGRAQEVEEMNLLKAKMKKQEHLIQYHSAQIKRLNRRIFLVNKERESLKAILSSYESEATIIYSVVGQERVHGLEGQVELYRQEVDRLNAELQEACSTGISPAAAVSSQQRKEDIMKITGLEEKVLSLEEEVGKLKQEKEVLELRLEHRALKGDYDPTKTKVLHFKDNPHARALENRKTEIENLQKENESLQERIRLLEQGETEDLTQRVGVKVTSESHKEVMELQEKVSHQERQNKRLMEAFQRKAREMREIVYRLTGYRVDTYGEKQYKLIHMFAESPDDYLLFEHTPAKEIQLLETDFSNTIEDLIDAYLRHENSYPAFLSAITLDLFNRQTKYQAHSSSEEEEEEEEEEMEQNRKDIKRDGRMGNQEPQKPGGGGGCNDDDDDDDLVILD, from the exons ATGGATGCCTCGCCGGACCCTACCGTGGTTTTGACTGCCCTAAAGGACTTTCAGACATTTCTTGGGAACTCGAGGACCTCCTCAGCGAGCAGAGGAACAGAGCCTCGGCGTTTGAACTTCTCCACCCTTAGTAGAGACAACTCGTCAGCCTCGCTTCCCTCACCTAATTCCCCAGGGTACCTCAGGGGACAGAAGAGAAACCTCGATTCTATTGTAGGATTTG ATGTCTCTAAGAAGCTGCGAGAGAAGGACGGTGAAATCATCACCACCCAAGCAACAGTCACAAGGCTGCAGGGACGCATACATGAGATGGAGTtgacaaacaagaaaaataaactagaaAGTGATGCAGAGATAAGAGCCATGCAACACCAACGACAAAGAGACAAGGAGTTG ATTGATGACCTTCAACACAAGTTAAAGAAGattcagaaggagaaggaggaaacccGAGATAGTGTGAAGAGTGCACGAGCACAGTGGGACACAGCTAACTTAGAGGCAGAGACGCGGGTGAACAAGCTGCAGCAGACATATCTTGAACAGACCACCAAGCTGAAGGAG GAGATCAACAGTCTTCAAGAGCAGGTAGCAGACTTGGAGAAGGAAGTAGCAGAGAAGACATCTAAG GTGACACTAGCAGAGAATCACACGGAAGTAGTGGAAGCACGACTGGCTGATCTGCAGGAGAGGCTGAAACAAGCAGAGGATAACCAGGCACAAGCTGAAGACCAGAAGCTGCAGCTAAATAAAGCATTGTGTAGAGTCAGG GAGTTAGAGCTGCAGCATGAGGAGCTGAAAGAAACCAAGAAACAACAGGAGGTTCTTGAGGCAGCCATGTGCAGGCTACCTATTCTTGAAAAAGAAATTGCTAAGGTcaaagaagagaacaagttTCTGAG GGACACAGCCAGAAACACTCAGCTGATGGAGGAACAGCTAACCACTGCACTGCAGCAAGTGAAACATCTTGAAAAGCGTTGTGAGGACAGAGCCAGTCAGCAAGCCAAGGCAGAGCTGTACAAG GAGACATTGGATAAATTTGAGAGCATTGTGGGGAAGGAATTTGGGCTTGGTCGACGAGGCACACCAGAGGACCTTCAGATACACTTGAGTCAGTTACGGAAAGGAGACAAGGCCCTCACTGACAGTCTGGCTCAACTTCGTGCCAG ccaCAAATCCTTGGAAAGTGGGCGAGCACAAGAAGTTGAGGAGATGAACCTGTTAAAAgccaaaatgaagaaacaagaacatttgATTCAGTACCATTCAGCGCAGATCAAGAGGCTCAATCGTAGGATCTTCCTTGTCAATAAG gAACGAGAGAGTTTGAAAGCCATCTTGAGCTCCTATGAGTCTGAAGCAACAATCATTTACTCAGTAGTAGGACAGGAACGAGTGCACGGACTTGAGGGACAGGTGGAGCTGTACCGCCAGGAGGTGGACCGACTCAATGCTGAGTTGCAAGAAGCATGCAGCACTGGCATctcccctgctgctgctgtttcatcTCAG caaaggaaggaggatattATGAAGATCACAGGATTAGAGGAGAAGGTGCTGTCCCTtgaggaggaagtaggaaagctgaagcaggagaaagaagtgCTGGAGCTGCGGCTGGAACACCGTGCCCTTAAAGGAGATTATGACCCAACCAAGACAAAGGTCCTCCACTTCAA AGACAACCCACATGCCAGGGCTCTTgagaacagaaagacagaaattgAGAATTtacagaaagagaatgagtcCCTGCAGGAGCGAATAAGATTGCTAGAGCAGGGTGAAACTGAAGACCTCACTCAACGGGTTGGAGTAAAAGTGACCAGTGAATCCCACAAGGAAGTCATGG AACTCCAGGAGAAAGTGTCACATCAAGAGAGACAAAATAAGCGTCTTATGGAGGCCTTCCAGCGCAAAGCCCGTGAGATGCGGGAAATAGTCTACAGACTCACAGGCTACCGGGTTGACACTTACGGAGAGAAGCAGTACAAGCTCATCCATATGTTTGCAGAGTCTCCTGATGACTATCTCTTATTTGAG caTACTCCAGCGAAAGAGATTCAGCTCCTGGAGACTGATTTTTCCAACACCATAGAAGACTTGATTGATGCATACTTGCGGCATGAGAACTCCTATCCTGCTTTTCTCTCAGCCATCACCCTGGATCTTTTCAATCGCCAAACCAAATATCAAGCGCATTCcagcagtgaggaggaggaggaagaagaggaggaggagatggaacagAACAGAAAGGATATCAAAAGGGATGGCAGAATGGGTAATCAAGAGCCCCAAAaaccaggtggtggtggtggttgtaatgatgatgatgatgacgacgacttGGTGATCCTGGATTAG